The Macaca thibetana thibetana isolate TM-01 chromosome 19, ASM2454274v1, whole genome shotgun sequence genome has a segment encoding these proteins:
- the RDH8 gene encoding retinol dehydrogenase 8, with protein MNGQSQVLPGGGHASREGINMAAAPRTVLISGCSSGIGLELAVQLAHDPKKRYQVVATMRDLGKKETLEAAAGEALGQTLTVAQLDVCSDESVAQCLSCIQGEVDVLVNNAGMGLVGPLEGLSLAAMQNVFDTNFFGAVRLVKAVLPGMKRRRQGHIVVISSVMGLQGVIFNDVYAASKFALEGFFESLAIQLLQFNIFISLVEPGPVVTEFEGKLLAQVSTAEFPGTDPDTLHYFRDLYLPASRELFRSVGQSPQDVVQAIVNVISSARPPLRRQTNVRYSPLTMLKTVDSSGSLYVRTTHCLLFRCPRLLSLGLQCLSCGCLPTRVRPR; from the exons ATGAATGGTCAGAGTCAGGTGCTGCCCGGCGGAGGTCACGCGTCCAGGGAGGGGATCAACATGGCCGCTGCACCCCGGACTGTGCTGATCTCCGGCTGCTCATCAGGAATTGGTCTGGAACTTGCAGTGCAGCTGGCCCATGACCCCAAGAAGCGTTACCAGG TGGTGGCCACCATGAGGGACCTGGGGAAGAAGGAGACACTGGaggcagctgctggggaggctctGGGGCAGACCCTCACTGTGGCCCAGCTGGACGTGTGCAGTGATGAGTCGGTGGCTCAGTGTCTCAGCTGTATCCAGGGAGAAGTGGACGTGCTGG TGAATAATGCTGGAATGGGTCTGGTGGGGCCCCTGGAGGGGCTCAGCCTTGCTGCCATGCAGAATGTCTTTGACACCAACTTTTTCGGAGCTGTCCGTCTCGTCAAAGCTGTGCTTCCAGGCATGAAGAGGAGGCGGCAGGGCCACATCGTGGTGATCAGCAGCGTCATGGGGCTGCAGG GTGTCATCTTCAACGATGTCTATGCAGCCTCCAAGTTCGCCCTGGAGGGATTCTTCGAAAGCCTGGCTATCCAGCTGCTGCAGTTCAACATCTT CATCTCCCTGGTGGAACCAGGCCCCGTGGTCACCGAGTTTGAGGGGAAGCTTCTGGCGCAGGTTTCTACAGCTGAGTTCCCAGGCACTGACCCTGACACCCTGCACTACTTCCGGGACCTCTATCTCCCAGCCTCCAGGGAGCTGTTTCGCTCCGTGGGACAGAGCCCACAGGATGTGGTTCAG GCCATTGTCAATGTCATCAGCTCGGCTCGGCCACCCCTGCGCCGACAGACCAACGTCCGCTACTCCCCGCTGACCATGCTCAAAACCGTGGACTCCTCGGGCAGCCTGTATGTGCGAACCACCCACTGCCTCCTCTTCCGCTGTCCACGCCTCCTCAGCCTTGGCCTTCAATGTCTGTCCTGCGGCTGCCTCCCAACGCGAGTGCGGCCAAGATGA